atttttattagtTGGTTAAAACCTTAGTTCCACTTCGTTTACCGCCATCTAAGGACCAAATCTGTAATTACGTGTTAGTTTTGACAAattgtaaatggtgttatacttcatACAAAAATGTTTGCTTAACAATATCTTACACAATGGTTGGAAAGAGTACGCCATGCAAGTAGAAATAGATATAAATACGTGCTTAAAACAATACTCTGCTAAAGCGTAAAAGTCGTATTGACTACTTTACTAAAGGTGTccccaaaaaatgaacaaatcaAAATAAGAACGAGCAAAAATATAAGATAAATTAGCTAATGATGATAACTGAGAAATAATACCTCTGAAGTGAACCAAACATTTCATGTCAAATATGGATGATGACAGAAAATCAAATCAATTAAATAATAAGCACAGTATATTCCACACTGAGCAATTTTTGGTAATATACATCTAATACAGGCTACGTCTAAATTTTCCTTAGACGTATAGTCTGAAACACATCCAAATTATGTATGGTAAtgaaggtttttttccccccaacattTAAATTTCGATATATAATCAACGTTTAGATATGTAGCCTACTCATCTTACACGTTAAATTAACATACAATATGGGTAAAAATTCAGACTTCTAGGAAGAAAGGAAGTGCCCTCTGACTGCTGCAGGTCACGTAGGATGGGTGGCAAAGAGGTGTCCATATGAAGATTTTTTTAACGTGTAGGCCTACATTTAGAGAacccatttacagacaccatgcaactgcttttgtttgaagcctgccataaaaagaaggtaagtaactatatttattattggaaatgcctatcatttttagcttagaaatcATTAATTCATGTCgagtatttagttaaaaaaaaaaaaactttaaaaaattgttcacccgcatattttaaacttttaaacaaattaggttacatgaaaaaaatagtgtctgtaattaggtcacggatatctacctcataactatcgcttaattgtatttttttccctgttaCTTTCACATTTTCCCTGACATTTTAGATGAtatataatcgatccaaacaaagggaaaaaaaaaaaaaaaacgaaacgtaaaagggtaaatattttttGACATCACGCGGGGGCAAGTAGTGGAGGGCTGTTACAGTCTTTGGCCCGAGATGaagaatccagtcaaaatggccgCCAGCTGAAAGACTACGCCTCCCAGCATGCCGCACAACTCCTCCAGGTGTGGCTGCTTAAGCAACTTAATTACAGCTGGCCTGGAGGACTATATAAGAGTCGACCAGAAGAAGCGAAGGGAGAGGTGGAAGGAGATTGACAGAAAGACTTGgctgaaaattttttttgtaagaaCAGACCTTAGTTACCATTTTTTATACATTtagtttattgtttgttttgttactttttgtGCTGCATTTCAGCCTTTTTCTTTTGGGGAAACCCGCTGTTTTTTCTGAATAAAGAATCTGTTTGGTTGGAAACATTGGCGTCCCGAGCTCCTTCCTGGCTAGGCCTACCTTGTGTGCtgtcacaatttcaaaaacaaaaactcgaccactccttgatgtgtgctatttctgcattgcgacccttgttatattaccgtgtttcactcataaaatctcCAAAAATTCCGAATGTGGCCGTTCACGGCTGTGTCTAGACActtggtgagacatgctacactgactttttggatcgaaaaaaggtaagtacgcgataatatctcattaaaattatggtgtctttaattatgctctctcatgctctcaccacgggttagggtttaggggttttaaacttttttttttaaatgcccttccgttcaaagtttttcttcccccagaaaattgagaattTAAGCTCTCCAATGATGtagcacacatgcatataggacaattttgaaatttggccaaattaggggtctcggagcggaacttcaagtcacctgagtgttttccgccatatatgtatatattgtatctagggctgcggctatcgattattttagtagtcgattaatcaataactatttagttcaaataatcgagtaatcggataagtaacataaaaaatttaaattcttgagctgagcctcaaacggtattttttaaatgatcgaTGTACAACGAACAGTTGGGTAACTTAcataacagttggctaacttacatagcaaaagtctgctagcttaaatgctataaaatgctaaaaatttacaatggtcttaacaaatgcttcagacacatattcccacaaaaaatggctgaatacagtataccaataaactaaattacgattgtattaaaaaaaacattagctcaaaaaaaaacttagcttatgttggttttaacagggagcagatggattcagccatgtgaaatgaggtactctagagggccgtgtatccacccaaaatcaataagactaaatgcaaacagtttcaaaacaaaccattagagcgccactttaattaaacgaatactcggagcagccaaatttaatttgaatctttttttctaatcgaatactcaagtttatcgattaatcgttgcagcactaattgtatCATTAGCGccagatgtcaaatccatttccttttccagtcaaaataaattggacgtctagtgccgtcagtctcagccaatgagtttaatgaataccctttaagggttaaaaaaaaaaaagtgcatgaaAGGATTGAGCTTTGATCTCAAGGTCCTGAATAGAATCAATCATTTTTAATAACAGTTGGACAAAAACTAACATGAAAGAGTTTCTATACATTCATTTTACAAGATTCATCCACAGGGagttcattttcattttgaacTCTGGGTCTCAGGTCATTGTCGCTTTCAACAGTATTACTGCTCGTTAACGTGAGATTTTGAGGTGACTGGTGGGTTTTCACTTTACATATGTCAAATCTTTCTGGAATCAGTCCTTTATTGAACAGTAGTGAAGCCAAGTAGGAGACCACCAAGGTAGAGATTAAATTGCACAGCATGCATATTGTACTAACAGGTGCGTGCTGCACATACACTCCATTTTCAAGTGTGCATCCTGGAAAGGGAAGGGTGACAGGTAACCCCAGCGATGGCTCTCCGCTCAGCAGTCGCAACATCCCTCCAATAAAGAGGCCAGATATGGCGCCGTAGGCATTTGAGTTTTCAAAGAAGAGGATACAAATGAGTTGAGGGAACATAAGGACGTAGGTAACGGTAGAGCCGAGGAGCCAGTATGACAAAATGCTGACCTCGAGGAAGGCGAGTGATGAGCCTACAAGGCCTGTAAACAACACAGCACCCTTGATCACCCACTGTACTTCTCTATCGGATGCCTGGAAATATGGAAGACATGGGAAATGAACTCCATATAATACTGTTAAACCTCAGGAAGGTGTAACAAACTCTTACCTTAGTCCTCAAGATACTTTTATAAATGCTTGACACGAAGAGAGAGACCGCTGACAGTAGAAGAGAGTCAATTGTTGACATCACAGCAGCAGCTGTTGCAGAAATTCCGATAATGGATATGTAATTTGGGGTGAGCTGCTGCAAAGTAATTGGCATTATAAGACTGGCCTCGCCACGCTCAACTGGAGATGGTGATCCATATCCTGTCTTGTTCCAGTCTATTGCAAGACATAAAGTGTGAGCATTAAAAATGTGTACTTATTCACGTGATGCTCTCCTCTTTCTGCTTCTCTACCCGTGGATGCTGCAATAGCACCAATTAAGATTGGTGGAATTGAAAAAATGAGGATGACCGGCGCCGCTATGAAGCTTATCATCCTCGCTGTAGCTGAAGAAGATGCTGACAGGATCCTCTGGTAGTAGTCTTGACAGGCCAAGTTCCCAAAAATCTAAAATGCATACTATCTTGTGTTAATATTGTCAGCATTGATCTCAATACAGTATTTGGAATATATATAAAGGTTAATGGCCATTTGTAGTTATCAATGAATTTGAAATCATATTCAGTACATATAGCAGGAGGTCTACACACCCTTCTTAAAATGTTAGTGGTTTTGTGACGGAAAAAAAATAAGACCATGAGAATTTCAATCTTGATATTATTTGTGTTGTGCTTTATGAATGTTTCACTTCACTTGGGACAAGGTGGAGGAATTATCAGTCGTATGAAAATATCAGTCTGTGCCAGCACAAAATCGTACCACTGCTACTgctggaaaacaaaaacaaaatctcaGGAAAGCCttgaatatattcatttattagggcccgagcactaagcgtgcgaaggccctattgttttgcaaaggattattattattattagggcccgagcactagacgtgcgaaggccctattgtaatgcaaaggattattattattattattattattattattattattattagggcccgagcactaggcgtgcgaaggccctattgtaatgcaaaggattattattagggcccgagcactaagcgtgcgaaggccctattgttttgcaaaggattattattattattattattattattattagggcccgagcactaagcgtgcgaaggccctattgttttgcaaaggattatttttttttttattttttattttttatttttttttcagggcaaatgaaaacggccaatttggaggcctgaacatgcacgaaaagtcaccaaaatttgcacatacgtccggaaaattgtaaatttcgataattttgcaacgttgcaaaaaaatataacaaaatggctcagtggcgcccccttgaaattttaaaattggcctataacattagggtctgtcagcgtagagcaatgaaatttggggggtctataccttgtccaaaaccgctccaaaaaagcatttacacgcatattccaaacccaacaggaaatcggttattttggatcaaatatgaaatttttatcgatttacagggtgcacatttgagaccttttcgccgagggagttagttggatcatcttcaaaattggtgagactgttcaggagacatatgaaatcttaagttttgaaaatggtgcgttttcattcacgggtctgacctgggcgtggtgccaaagtcgaccattttttcggcaaaatgacaaattcagtaaatgacttatagttccttgacacaacgttcaatctttttcatatttggcatgtatgtgtggtatcccacccttaacacgagtgcattgaaatattacccattaggtctagcgccccctagtgagaacaggaaatgcctttttttacgagacaggttcctcctccaagggaaaaaaatctgttgacctcaaacctgcatcaggggagccttaagacctgtgttcaggtgcctgatgaaaaatattgaggtttcgttgaggcggaggggtccaaacaggaaagtgaaaatgaacgtcaacaatttgtcacgcaaaaaactttgaacagtcataactcggcagatatacaacatatctgcgccaaacttcccgtgtttgttgagagtcataccctgaaggttcttgtaggggtcatttgcatcaactctacagtgccaactagtggcgacagaaagaagttttaaaaaaggcctttcctattgggttttttcaacatagagcaaggaaatttggggagtagataccttatgcaaaactgctccaaaaagtctcttgcacccatattccaaatccaacaggaaatcgggtattttggatcgaatgtgaaattttcatgggttcacagtaggagtttacatttggaggcttgaatatgcacaaaaacttgtacaaatttgcacatacatgcggctttagataacgttcgataatcttgcaatgttacgaaaaaatgtagcaaaatgcctcagtggcgcccccttgaatttttcaaaaaggcgtttcctattaggtttttttaacagagagtgatgaaatttggggagtcgataccttgtgcaaaactgctccaaaaagtctcttgcacccgtattccaaatccaacaggaaatcgggtattttggatcgaatgtgaaatttttatcggttcacagtaggagttcacatttggaggcttgaacatgcacgaaaactcacaaaaatttggacatacatgcggctttgcataacgttcgataatcttgcaacgttacgaaaacatgtaacaaaatggctcagtggcgcccccttgaaattttcaaaaaggcctctccatttaggttttttcaacgtagagggatgaaattcggagagtcgataccttgtacaaaactgctccaaaaagtctcttgcatgcgtattccaaacccaacaggaaatcgggtattttggattgaatgtgaaatttttatcgatttacagtgtgcacattttacaccttggcacctagggaattagtttgatcattctcaaaattggcgagactgttcatgaggcatatgaaatcttaagttatcaaaatggtgtgttttcattcacgggcctgagctgggcggggtgccaaagtcggccattttttcgccaaaacaccaaattcagaaaatgactgataactccctcatacaacgttcaatctattttaaatctggcatgtgtgtgaggtatacctgcctgagcaggactggattgagaatttaccatttgtgcctggcgcctcctagtgggaacaggaaaagccctttttttacgggacacacacctcctctaaagggaaaaaaacaatctacctcaaacctgtataagggaagccttaagacctgtgttcaggtgcctgatgaaaaatattgaggtttcgttgaagcggaggggtccaaacaggaaagtgaaaatgaccgtcaacaatttgtctcgctaaaaactttgaacagtcataactcggcagatatacaacatatctgcgacaaacttcccgtgcttgttgagagtcataccctgaagtgccttgtaggggtcatttgcatcaaccctacagcgccaactagtggcaatagaaagtcactcgtttttccaatacatatccagttcttttcagtttggtcattgtagtttcaagacctattaaaatacttatttacggcccatgtccacgtgtctgtctgttgccgtgacgaccctttgttcgcc
This Corythoichthys intestinalis isolate RoL2023-P3 chromosome 11, ASM3026506v1, whole genome shotgun sequence DNA region includes the following protein-coding sequences:
- the LOC130923722 gene encoding high-affinity choline transporter 1-like: MSVNIPGVALIVVFYLLVLGTGIWASRKTKKMRKNWQANQMDITLLGNRGIHLIVGVFTMTATFTGGGFIVGLSEIVYTPDLGLAWAVMPITITLSFLIGGVFLAKPMRDKKYLTMMDPFCDKYGRVISGVFSVALIMNDIVWVPSTLMGLGASMSVILDLSYAHCIWISATISIIYTLLGGLFSVAYTDIVQLTLMFFGLWLCIPFLLMNTYSVDITTTALNFTYQAPWVTSVESDRMWQWIDQMFLLIFGNLACQDYYQRILSASSSATARMISFIAAPVILIFSIPPILIGAIAASTDWNKTGYGSPSPVERGEASLIMPITLQQLTPNYISIIGISATAAAVMSTIDSLLLSAVSLFVSSIYKSILRTKASDREVQWVIKGAVLFTGLVGSSLAFLEVSILSYWLLGSTVTYVLMFPQLICILFFENSNAYGAISGLFIGGMLRLLSGEPSLGLPVTLPFPGCTLENGVYVQHAPVSTICMLCNLISTLVVSYLASLLFNKGLIPERFDICKVKTHQSPQNLTLTSSNTVESDNDLRPRVQNENELPVDESCKMNV